A region of Streptomyces sp. TG1A-60 DNA encodes the following proteins:
- a CDS encoding EAL domain-containing protein, with protein sequence MRAEPDGPEDRLRRFATIWSRAVFPVTSTSLTRPEFEERLLPLARRLSEALRARVYDAGECRAVGAALVEAHCTEPEALSQTLDCVEAYLVLYCGGDGPREDLRARAARLQSAMAAGYAEALRQRTLAEQEAIARAALEAQGAVARALHATEARFRAVFEGAAIGIGIADLEGNILQFNGALLRMFGVTEQAMRGRDVTEWTHPDDAPQVWRLYDELVRGEREHYHTEKAFARPDGTVLWTNLTVSLLRDADGRPQYQLALMEDTTERRLLNLRLRYEATHDALTGLPNRTLFFERLEKALAAGDGQRFGLCYLDLDGFKTINDSLGHAAGDRLLVEVADRLQSCATAPGEMVARLGGDEFVALTTGTDTEREVDELADRIMNALVTPVRIEGCELLVRGSIGIVEGPAGERGPAEVLRSADITMYRAKSAGGNRYEVADAEADARAITRHGLTTALPAALDRGEFFIEYQPLVHLGDGTVRGAEALVRWLHPQHGVLGPDRFIPLAERTGLIVPLGRWVLEQSVRQASAWRERHGGTAATGPLRVNVNLSPCQLTHPGLVQDTVDILERAGLEPDALCLEVTESALIGADDDLLKPLRRLSEMGVDIALDDFGTGYSNLANLRRLPVRVLKLDRTFTQGMQQFPADPVDLKIVEGIVSLAHSLDLAVTVEGVETGAQAEQLRILGCDTAQGWYYARPGPPERLHELALVDATG encoded by the coding sequence GTGAGGGCGGAGCCGGACGGGCCGGAGGACAGACTCCGCCGGTTCGCGACGATCTGGAGCCGCGCGGTCTTCCCCGTCACCTCCACGTCGCTGACCCGGCCCGAGTTCGAGGAACGACTCCTGCCGCTGGCCCGCAGGCTCAGCGAGGCGCTGCGAGCCAGGGTGTACGACGCCGGGGAGTGCAGGGCCGTGGGCGCCGCCCTCGTCGAGGCGCACTGCACCGAACCCGAGGCGCTCAGCCAGACCCTGGACTGCGTCGAGGCCTATCTGGTGCTCTACTGCGGCGGCGACGGCCCCCGGGAGGATCTGCGGGCCCGCGCCGCGCGGCTGCAGTCCGCGATGGCCGCCGGGTACGCCGAGGCCCTGCGGCAGCGGACGCTGGCCGAGCAGGAGGCGATCGCCCGCGCGGCGCTGGAGGCCCAAGGCGCGGTCGCCCGGGCGCTGCACGCCACCGAGGCACGCTTCCGCGCGGTGTTCGAGGGCGCCGCCATAGGCATCGGCATCGCCGACCTCGAAGGTAACATCCTGCAGTTCAACGGCGCTCTGCTGCGTATGTTCGGCGTCACCGAGCAGGCGATGCGTGGCCGCGACGTCACCGAGTGGACGCACCCCGACGACGCCCCTCAGGTCTGGCGCCTGTACGACGAACTGGTCCGCGGCGAGCGCGAGCACTACCACACCGAGAAGGCGTTCGCCCGGCCTGACGGAACGGTCCTGTGGACCAACCTGACGGTGTCCCTGCTGCGGGACGCGGACGGCCGGCCCCAGTACCAGCTGGCGCTCATGGAGGACACCACCGAGCGCCGCCTGCTCAACCTCCGCCTCCGCTACGAGGCCACGCACGACGCGCTCACCGGACTGCCCAACCGCACGCTGTTCTTCGAGCGCCTGGAGAAGGCCCTCGCGGCGGGCGACGGCCAGCGCTTCGGCCTGTGCTACCTCGACCTCGACGGCTTCAAGACCATCAACGACAGCCTCGGGCACGCGGCGGGCGACCGGCTGCTCGTCGAGGTCGCCGACCGGCTCCAGTCCTGCGCCACCGCGCCCGGCGAGATGGTCGCCCGGCTCGGCGGCGACGAGTTCGTGGCGCTGACCACCGGCACCGACACCGAACGCGAGGTCGACGAACTAGCCGACCGCATCATGAACGCGCTGGTCACCCCGGTCCGGATCGAAGGCTGCGAACTGCTGGTGCGGGGCAGCATCGGCATCGTCGAGGGGCCTGCCGGCGAGCGCGGCCCGGCGGAGGTGCTGCGCAGCGCCGACATCACGATGTACCGCGCCAAGTCGGCGGGCGGCAACCGCTACGAGGTCGCGGACGCGGAGGCCGACGCCCGAGCCATCACCCGGCACGGGCTCACCACCGCCCTGCCCGCCGCCCTCGACCGGGGCGAGTTCTTCATCGAGTACCAGCCGCTGGTCCACCTCGGCGACGGCACCGTACGCGGCGCCGAAGCCCTGGTCCGCTGGCTGCACCCGCAGCACGGCGTCCTCGGCCCCGACCGTTTCATCCCGCTCGCCGAACGCACCGGACTGATCGTGCCGCTCGGCCGCTGGGTCCTGGAACAGTCGGTGCGTCAGGCCAGTGCGTGGCGGGAACGGCACGGCGGCACGGCGGCCACCGGCCCGCTGCGCGTCAACGTCAACCTGTCCCCGTGCCAGCTGACCCATCCCGGACTGGTCCAGGACACCGTCGACATCCTGGAGCGCGCGGGCCTGGAGCCCGACGCCCTCTGCCTGGAGGTCACCGAGTCCGCCCTGATCGGCGCCGACGATGATCTGCTCAAACCCCTGCGCCGGCTCTCCGAGATGGGCGTCGACATCGCCCTCGACGACTTCGGCACCGGCTACTCCAACCTCGCCAATCTGCGCCGACTGCCGGTCCGCGTCCTGAAGTTGGACCGGACCTTCACCCAGGGCATGCAGCAGTTCCCGGCCGACCCCGTCGACCTGAAGATCGTCGAGGGGATCGTCTCTCTCGCCCACAGCCTCGACCTCGCGGTCACCGTCGAGGGTGTCGAGACCGGCGCCCAGGCCGAGCAGCTGCGGATACTGGGCTGCGACACGGCCCAGGGCTGGTACTACGCCCGGCCGGGTCCGCCCGAGCGGCTGCACGAACTGGCGCTGGTGGACGCGACGGGCTGA
- a CDS encoding SAM-dependent methyltransferase, whose product MERPAWAPRSIDISMPSVARMYDYYLGGSHNFEVDREAARRAMEFMPGLPKVMQANRAFMRRAVRHAAGAGITQFLDIGSGIPTFGNVHEIAQEASPGARVVYVDHDPVAVAHSQAVLEGNDDADVVAADLRKPREILASPRVERLIDLNRPVALLLVAILHFVEDTDDPYGAVAELRDALAPGSVLVVSHASYEGIPLEQERAEGAVDVYKDIRNPLIMRSRDEIARFFEGYDMLEPGLVPMATWRPDTAPEDEDPYAFSGFAGVGTKA is encoded by the coding sequence ATGGAGCGTCCCGCCTGGGCTCCCAGGAGCATCGACATCTCGATGCCGTCCGTGGCCCGCATGTACGACTACTACCTGGGCGGTTCGCACAACTTCGAGGTCGACCGGGAAGCGGCCCGCAGGGCCATGGAGTTCATGCCGGGCCTGCCCAAGGTCATGCAGGCCAACCGTGCCTTCATGCGCCGCGCCGTGCGCCATGCCGCAGGCGCGGGCATCACCCAGTTCCTGGACATCGGATCCGGGATCCCCACCTTCGGAAACGTGCACGAGATCGCTCAGGAGGCCAGCCCCGGCGCTCGGGTCGTCTACGTCGACCACGACCCGGTCGCCGTAGCACACAGTCAGGCCGTTCTGGAGGGCAACGACGACGCGGACGTGGTCGCGGCCGACCTCCGCAAGCCCCGGGAGATCCTCGCAAGCCCCCGTGTTGAGCGACTGATCGACCTGAACCGACCGGTCGCCCTGCTCCTGGTTGCCATACTGCATTTCGTGGAGGACACGGACGACCCGTACGGAGCGGTGGCCGAGCTGCGTGACGCGCTCGCGCCCGGCAGCGTACTCGTCGTCTCGCACGCCTCCTACGAGGGAATTCCGCTTGAGCAGGAGCGGGCGGAGGGCGCGGTGGACGTGTACAAGGACATTCGCAATCCGCTGATCATGCGCTCTCGCGACGAGATCGCGCGGTTCTTCGAGGGGTACGACATGCTGGAACCCGGACTGGTGCCGATGGCGACGTGGCGGCCCGACACCGCTCCCGAGGACGAGGATCCGTACGCCTTCTCGGGGTTCGCCGGCGTGGGGACCAAGGCGTGA
- a CDS encoding SCO0930 family lipoprotein, protein MKTSWRSASLVASAAAVLALTTACGQEQGSSSAQNVGAASSPTLGAGTIAGVGAAGSSAQDQAQSTTAASAGQLTVWNSDEYGKVLTDSAGRTLYRFDKDTAEPPKTTCEGECATTWPPVPASGATAAEGVDKALLGEVTRPDGTKQLTVGGWPLYYYAKDTKAGDINGQGLKGTWFASAPDGKKASTKGGDSAAGDAGGEVAEQAGLTTRNDAKLGEVVVDKNGMTVYRFLKDNQWPMKTECTGACLDKWPVVAPVDEKDTKGINLQGSTPNRGYVVFDRPDGIKQQTIDCIPLYTFAGDKAPGDTNGQGVGGTWFAINGDGEAIGAPK, encoded by the coding sequence ATGAAGACCTCCTGGCGGAGCGCCTCACTCGTAGCCTCAGCTGCGGCTGTGCTGGCGCTGACGACGGCGTGCGGTCAGGAACAGGGCTCCTCGTCCGCGCAGAACGTGGGGGCCGCTTCCAGCCCGACGCTCGGTGCCGGCACCATCGCCGGCGTCGGCGCGGCCGGCTCCAGTGCGCAGGACCAGGCCCAGTCGACCACGGCCGCCTCCGCGGGCCAGCTGACCGTGTGGAACAGCGACGAGTACGGCAAGGTCCTCACCGACAGTGCCGGCCGTACCCTGTACCGCTTCGACAAGGACACCGCCGAGCCCCCGAAGACGACCTGCGAGGGCGAGTGCGCCACCACCTGGCCGCCGGTGCCCGCCTCGGGCGCCACCGCCGCCGAGGGTGTCGACAAGGCCCTGCTCGGCGAGGTCACCCGCCCCGACGGCACCAAGCAGCTCACGGTCGGCGGCTGGCCGCTGTACTACTACGCCAAGGACACCAAGGCCGGTGACATCAATGGCCAGGGCCTCAAGGGCACCTGGTTCGCCTCGGCCCCCGACGGCAAGAAGGCCTCCACCAAGGGCGGCGACTCCGCTGCGGGCGACGCCGGCGGCGAGGTGGCCGAACAGGCCGGCCTGACCACCCGCAACGACGCCAAGCTCGGCGAGGTCGTCGTCGACAAGAACGGCATGACGGTCTACCGGTTCCTCAAGGACAACCAGTGGCCGATGAAGACCGAGTGCACCGGAGCCTGCCTCGACAAGTGGCCCGTGGTCGCCCCGGTCGACGAGAAGGACACCAAGGGGATCAACCTGCAGGGATCCACCCCCAACCGGGGCTATGTCGTCTTCGACCGCCCCGACGGCATCAAGCAGCAGACCATCGACTGTATCCCGCTCTACACCTTCGCCGGGGACAAGGCCCCCGGTGACACCAACGGCCAGGGTGTGGGCGGCACGTGGTTCGCCATCAACGGTGACGGAGAGGCGATCGGCGCGCCGAAGTAA